A genomic stretch from Sphingobacterium sp. ML3W includes:
- the era gene encoding GTPase Era produces MSHKAGFVSIIGKPNAGKSTLMNALVGEKMSIITPKAQTTRHRIIGIVNDEDHQIVFSDTPGVIKPNYSLQESMMNFVQGSLIDADIILFVTDIHEKYDENDVLEKLRKTNSPVAVLINKIDKSSEEEVKAKIEFWQEKLNPDTIFAISAKLDHNVAAVMQYIKDKLPIHEAYYEKDELTDKSMRFFVSEMIREKVFKLYDKEIPYSTEVIVTSYKEEANITRIAAEIIVERDSQKNIIIGKAGAMIKKVGTYARQDIEEFINGKVFLELFVKVIPDWRSKKNYLKRFGYDD; encoded by the coding sequence ATGTCACATAAAGCAGGATTCGTAAGTATCATCGGAAAGCCAAATGCTGGTAAGTCCACCCTAATGAACGCTTTAGTAGGTGAAAAGATGTCTATCATCACACCTAAAGCGCAAACGACAAGACACCGCATTATCGGTATTGTAAACGATGAAGACCATCAAATTGTGTTTTCCGACACACCGGGCGTCATCAAACCAAACTATTCTCTACAGGAATCAATGATGAACTTTGTCCAGGGATCGCTTATTGATGCGGACATTATTTTATTTGTGACTGATATCCACGAGAAATACGATGAGAATGACGTATTGGAAAAACTTCGTAAGACAAACTCTCCAGTAGCTGTCCTGATCAACAAAATTGATAAATCTTCTGAAGAAGAAGTAAAAGCCAAAATCGAGTTCTGGCAAGAAAAACTAAATCCAGATACCATCTTCGCTATTTCAGCCAAGTTGGATCATAATGTTGCGGCTGTCATGCAGTACATCAAAGATAAGTTGCCGATCCACGAAGCTTACTACGAAAAAGATGAACTGACAGACAAGTCCATGCGCTTCTTTGTCTCTGAGATGATCCGCGAGAAAGTATTCAAATTATATGATAAAGAAATCCCCTACAGTACCGAAGTAATTGTTACATCCTACAAAGAGGAAGCAAATATCACCCGCATTGCTGCAGAGATTATTGTTGAACGTGATTCACAGAAAAACATTATTATAGGAAAAGCTGGTGCTATGATTAAGAAAGTCGGCACCTATGCCCGTCAGGATATAGAAGAATTTATAAACGGAAAGGTCTTCTTGGAACTCTTCGTTAAGGTAATCCCTGATTGGAGAAGCAAAAAGAACTACCTCAAACGTTTTGGCTACGACGATTAA
- a CDS encoding TonB-dependent receptor, with the protein MISKILDNHKLSLLSLALLITSTHNPANANGLKFPDRNVLLKNAVFQQKVNGKVQSADGPLAGATIRVKGTSRSTSAGADGSFNIEAKNGDVLVINSIGYKSQEVTVTGVVVNINMESNSEALEEVVIVGYGTQQKKESLTGALQAVKGNKLRDVTTPSVENMLNGKAAGVYVAPGAGKPGSNGGVVIRGQATISGTTSPLWVIDGVIVGSSPGDINPDDIESLTILKDAASTSIYGSQGANGVVVVTTKNPTASKTSISFSTKMGVNQLTNGNVEMMDGAELYDYFSSFTNPADIKFSRWNPELRNSNFDWWKLATKTGFVQNHNLSIQGGTEKLQSFLSLGYYNEAGAVKGYDYDRYNFRLRTNYKPFDWLTIKPSIVGSRRAVDDRQYSVNAMYSNLPWDSPYDANGNLVPHRYSGWVNNASTNYLYDLQWNKSANTNYEFMGNLDFDIKLTDWLTFSSVNNYRYNSYSASGYEDPRSNGGESVIGRITDYRMEFARRYTNQILRFNKSWDKHSLNGLAAYEFNDYWSKTLDAYGTGIVNGFEVLDVVAKPERTKGGISEWAVQSFLSNANYAYDNKYLAQVSFRRDGASNFGTNAKYGNFFSVSGGWNINKESWFNIDWVDNLKLRAAYGSVGNRPSSLYPQYNLYSVSGSSSYNGIPGALISQIGNKDLTWEKTYTTGFGLDAALFKNRLRLNVDYYDKKTDNVLYQVPISGLTGVTSIWKNIGKMQNRGIELTIGGDIVRNEDWHWSMDVNLSHNVNKLTELFATKDANGNLVSKPIIASDGLGIAGSADRLLLPGLPVDTYYLVEWAGVNTDDGRPMWYKYTTDANGNETKTTTSNYAEGTLQKAGKGAADVFGGFNTSLSYKQFDFNAVFGFSLGGKLYNYARQEFDSDGTYTDRNQMKLQDGWNRWEKPGDVATHPRAKYDNQDGGNKPSTRFLESNDFLKLRSLTLGYNFDLKKYNVKNLRVFLAGENLFTITNYSGVDPELPLTEPDGKGSGGAIVRSTGPSVYPMVRKFMFGASVTF; encoded by the coding sequence ATGATTTCAAAGATTCTCGACAATCACAAGTTGAGTCTGTTATCATTAGCTTTACTCATAACAAGTACACATAACCCAGCTAATGCTAATGGTCTTAAATTTCCAGACCGTAATGTTCTGTTGAAAAATGCTGTTTTTCAGCAGAAAGTAAACGGAAAGGTACAGTCTGCAGACGGTCCGCTGGCGGGCGCAACGATTCGTGTTAAAGGTACCTCACGTTCTACTTCGGCTGGAGCAGATGGTAGTTTTAACATTGAAGCTAAGAACGGGGATGTTTTAGTGATCAATAGTATCGGTTACAAGTCACAGGAAGTGACGGTAACAGGTGTGGTGGTCAATATCAACATGGAGTCCAATAGCGAGGCGCTTGAAGAGGTTGTTATTGTTGGTTACGGAACACAACAGAAAAAGGAGAGTTTGACCGGGGCACTTCAGGCAGTTAAGGGAAATAAGTTGCGTGATGTCACTACACCTTCTGTGGAAAACATGTTGAATGGCAAAGCTGCCGGGGTATATGTTGCACCAGGAGCCGGTAAACCGGGATCTAATGGTGGTGTGGTCATCCGTGGACAAGCAACAATAAGTGGAACAACAAGCCCTTTATGGGTAATTGATGGTGTTATTGTTGGAAGTAGTCCCGGGGATATCAATCCAGATGATATCGAATCATTAACAATTCTGAAAGACGCGGCTTCGACATCCATTTATGGTTCGCAAGGCGCAAATGGTGTGGTTGTTGTGACGACGAAAAATCCTACTGCATCCAAGACAAGTATCAGCTTCTCTACAAAAATGGGGGTCAATCAATTGACCAATGGGAATGTGGAAATGATGGATGGAGCAGAACTTTACGACTATTTCTCGTCGTTTACAAACCCTGCGGATATCAAATTTTCACGTTGGAATCCGGAATTGCGTAATAGTAACTTTGACTGGTGGAAACTTGCAACGAAGACAGGTTTTGTCCAAAACCATAATCTTTCTATTCAGGGAGGTACAGAAAAGTTACAATCCTTTTTGTCATTAGGTTATTATAATGAAGCTGGAGCTGTAAAAGGCTATGATTACGACCGTTATAATTTCAGATTACGTACGAATTACAAGCCGTTCGATTGGCTGACCATAAAACCTTCGATTGTCGGTTCGAGACGTGCTGTTGATGATCGTCAGTATAGTGTAAATGCAATGTATTCTAATCTGCCATGGGATAGTCCTTATGATGCCAATGGGAATTTGGTTCCACATCGCTACAGTGGCTGGGTAAATAATGCGAGCACGAATTACCTATACGACCTTCAATGGAATAAGTCTGCCAATACAAACTACGAGTTTATGGGGAATTTGGACTTTGATATTAAATTGACCGATTGGTTAACTTTCTCTTCGGTGAATAATTATAGATATAACAGTTATTCCGCTAGTGGATATGAAGATCCTCGTTCGAATGGTGGTGAAAGTGTTATCGGTCGTATTACAGATTACCGGATGGAATTTGCGCGACGTTATACCAATCAGATCTTACGTTTCAATAAGTCCTGGGACAAACATAGCTTAAATGGATTGGCCGCTTATGAATTTAATGATTACTGGTCAAAAACCCTCGATGCATACGGTACGGGCATTGTGAATGGATTTGAAGTGTTGGATGTTGTCGCGAAGCCTGAGCGTACAAAAGGTGGAATTTCTGAATGGGCAGTACAATCTTTTTTATCTAATGCAAACTATGCCTATGACAATAAGTATTTAGCCCAAGTGTCTTTCCGTCGTGACGGTGCGTCTAATTTTGGTACAAATGCAAAATATGGTAATTTCTTTTCGGTAAGTGGTGGATGGAATATCAATAAAGAGAGTTGGTTTAATATTGATTGGGTAGATAATTTAAAATTAAGGGCTGCCTATGGTTCTGTAGGTAACAGGCCAAGTTCTCTGTATCCACAATATAATCTTTATTCTGTTTCAGGTTCCTCAAGCTATAATGGTATCCCCGGTGCTTTAATCAGCCAGATCGGCAATAAAGATCTTACATGGGAGAAAACATATACAACAGGTTTCGGATTGGATGCTGCTTTATTTAAAAATAGGTTAAGATTAAATGTCGATTATTACGATAAAAAGACTGATAATGTGCTTTACCAGGTTCCGATTAGTGGTTTAACTGGTGTGACTTCGATTTGGAAGAACATTGGGAAGATGCAAAATAGAGGAATTGAGTTGACTATTGGTGGTGATATCGTTCGGAATGAAGATTGGCACTGGAGCATGGATGTCAATTTAAGTCACAATGTTAATAAATTGACTGAATTATTTGCGACAAAGGATGCTAACGGTAATTTGGTCTCCAAGCCAATTATCGCTAGTGATGGGCTTGGTATTGCTGGATCTGCAGACCGATTATTATTGCCGGGATTGCCTGTAGATACTTATTATTTGGTAGAGTGGGCTGGTGTGAATACTGATGATGGACGACCAATGTGGTATAAGTATACAACGGATGCAAATGGAAATGAAACAAAAACAACAACAAGTAACTATGCCGAGGGTACACTACAAAAAGCGGGTAAAGGAGCTGCAGATGTTTTTGGCGGTTTCAATACATCCTTGAGTTACAAACAATTTGATTTCAATGCAGTATTTGGTTTTTCATTAGGTGGTAAATTGTACAACTATGCTCGTCAGGAATTTGACTCAGATGGTACATATACTGATCGGAATCAAATGAAATTGCAAGATGGATGGAACCGTTGGGAGAAACCTGGAGATGTAGCCACTCATCCACGCGCAAAATATGATAACCAAGATGGGGGCAATAAACCTTCGACACGCTTTTTGGAAAGTAATGATTTCTTGAAATTGAGATCTTTGACCCTAGGGTATAATTTCGATTTGAAAAAATATAATGTCAAAAATCTGCGTGTGTTCTTAGCGGGGGAGAATTTGTTTACCATTACAAACTATTCAGGTGTAGATCCTGAGCTTCCATTAACTGAACCAGATGGTAAAGGATCCGGTGGCGCGATTGTGCGCTCTACAGGTCCTTCAGTTTATCCAATGGTCCGCAAATTCATGTTCGGTGCAAGTGTCACCTTTTAA
- a CDS encoding RagB/SusD family nutrient uptake outer membrane protein, with protein sequence MKKIIIGLLVAAAVSSCDIDRLPYGSMDSDNIASNPDAMITGTYAQLKAWSDPMHRLGEYAGDNMMIRGSSTDAFYEFISYARTPNNYRLQNFWDSGYKAIAQSSNVIKMFAEGQNAEMDNKLGECYYIRGMMYFYLCRAFGKPYYQNPETNLGVPIVNGTPDDVFNDLNLPDRSSVKDTYAQAINDLKKAESLMTVNKGASYASKEAAQAMLSRIYLYMSGTYKSPNAEYARLSLEYADKVINSGKFVLLGREQFMKYNTFRPEDNKETIFAIKRVASEFSGDDHYYGIGGMYSNIGGMGWGEMYASAKYIDLLNETGRNDWRPNRYTIVDARAAFIEPTYSQDDKGNYSTVIRFIKQDVPAKAGDPVTQSYVQIPVVINGNSVIAREQEKVGNETVIKEYPLTAIDATQQTYSIIYKDGKTYGGMLDYYISLNRAYPQFYIVKCSREGEESQLHSPVISRLGEIYLNRAEANAKLGNYGAALTDLNTIRNRSIINGGYSAIDASNASKLIDKERQLELAYQAERSYDVFRNGEPLKRAYPGPQKQSEDIAPTDYRVIYFIPQSAINSYPGKLTQNPTSN encoded by the coding sequence ATGAAAAAGATAATAATAGGACTATTGGTAGCGGCAGCTGTATCTTCTTGTGATATAGATCGATTACCTTATGGATCCATGGATTCTGATAATATTGCGAGTAATCCCGATGCAATGATCACAGGTACCTATGCACAATTGAAGGCTTGGTCTGATCCTATGCATCGTCTTGGTGAATATGCAGGGGATAATATGATGATCCGTGGTTCATCAACTGATGCATTTTATGAATTCATTTCTTATGCAAGAACGCCTAATAACTATCGTTTGCAAAACTTTTGGGATAGTGGCTACAAGGCAATAGCACAATCTTCCAATGTGATCAAGATGTTTGCAGAAGGTCAAAATGCTGAAATGGATAATAAATTGGGCGAATGTTATTACATCCGCGGTATGATGTATTTCTACCTTTGTCGGGCATTTGGAAAACCATATTACCAAAATCCGGAGACAAACTTAGGGGTTCCCATTGTAAATGGTACACCGGATGATGTTTTTAATGATCTGAACTTACCGGATCGTTCATCTGTGAAAGATACCTATGCGCAGGCAATCAATGACCTTAAAAAAGCAGAATCTTTAATGACGGTCAATAAAGGCGCTTCATATGCTTCTAAAGAAGCCGCACAAGCCATGCTTTCTCGCATCTATCTCTATATGAGTGGTACCTATAAAAGTCCTAACGCTGAATATGCGCGTCTTTCTTTGGAGTATGCCGACAAGGTAATTAATTCGGGCAAGTTTGTTTTGTTGGGACGTGAACAATTCATGAAATATAATACCTTCCGACCAGAGGATAATAAGGAGACTATATTTGCGATAAAACGTGTTGCTTCGGAGTTTTCGGGTGACGACCATTACTATGGTATTGGCGGTATGTATTCCAATATTGGCGGTATGGGTTGGGGAGAAATGTATGCCAGTGCAAAATACATTGACCTTCTGAATGAAACAGGGCGTAACGACTGGAGACCAAATCGTTATACGATTGTTGATGCTCGTGCGGCCTTTATAGAACCTACTTATTCACAGGATGATAAGGGGAATTATTCAACTGTAATCAGGTTTATCAAACAGGATGTGCCGGCTAAAGCTGGTGACCCTGTGACCCAAAGTTATGTCCAGATTCCTGTTGTTATTAACGGTAATTCAGTGATTGCGCGGGAGCAGGAAAAAGTTGGAAATGAAACGGTCATTAAAGAATATCCTTTGACGGCTATCGATGCCACTCAGCAGACCTATTCGATTATATATAAAGATGGGAAGACATATGGTGGGATGCTTGATTACTATATTTCATTAAATCGTGCGTACCCACAATTTTATATTGTGAAATGTTCACGTGAAGGAGAGGAGTCCCAATTGCATTCACCAGTAATTAGCCGGTTAGGTGAAATTTATCTCAATCGTGCCGAGGCTAATGCAAAATTAGGGAACTATGGCGCTGCTTTAACTGATTTGAATACCATAAGGAATCGCTCTATCATTAATGGCGGATATTCGGCTATTGATGCCAGCAATGCAAGTAAATTAATTGACAAAGAACGTCAATTGGAGCTAGCATATCAGGCTGAGCGTAGTTATGACGTGTTTCGGAATGGAGAGCCGTTGAAACGTGCATATCCAGGACCCCAAAAGCAATCGGAAGATATCGCTCCAACGGACTATCGCGTTATCTATTTTATTCCACAGAGTGCAATAAATTCTTACCCTGGTAAATTAACTCAGAATCCAACGTCTAACTAA
- a CDS encoding transglycosylase domain-containing protein, which produces MKRVSKKNQLTEGDIKRYTFNFWKVIIGIVALGFLFILSIRLGLFGKLPSFSDLENPKSNLASEVITDDHKVLGTYYVQNRSNVKYSELSPYLVKALVSTEDKRFYDHSGIDYSRTFTVIFHTLTGNKQGGSTITQQLALNLFSDGRQKNFLKRIIQKFQEWVTAVRLERNYTKDEIVTMYFNTVDFGAYNTFGIKSAARTYFNTTPDKLTADQAALLVGMLKGPGAYSPVRFPEKSKIRRNTVLNNMVAANFISAEEASNAKEKPLGLELKIANYGEGLGPYFRAVLKDQIKKEFANLKIVRADGTPYDLDRDGLKIYTTINMSMQQYAEDAQKEWMKQLQSKFSAQWKNRDPFKGDKAKLLISGMKRSDRYRILREEGLNEDEIKKAFNVKVPMNIFTWKGSKDTMMTPMDSIKYNKLMLRNAMMSMEPKTGHIKAWVGGIDFDHFKYDQVKMGTRQVGSTAKPFTYAVAIDNGYSPCYSIPNYQQTYNGWTPRGNAQGGNPITLAKALAYSQNFATAYLVHEVGAAEVAALTKRMGITSDVPNYPSISLGAYEASVFDMVGAYSAFVNQGTWIEPTAILRIEDKNGTPIYDKAPKVVKALNSESAYIIVDMLKKVVSQGTARRIQWKYNLTNPIGGKTGTTNDNSDAWFIGITPELVTGVWTGAEDRGISFDRMEYGQGAAAAMPVFAFFMQKVYKDSNLKYTKGDFEQPQGGLTRVIDCNQYWGGGGSDVEDGSTDSSGKEDPKLKDDRLGF; this is translated from the coding sequence ATGAAGCGAGTATCAAAAAAAAATCAACTTACTGAAGGCGATATTAAACGATATACGTTCAATTTTTGGAAGGTCATCATTGGCATTGTAGCCCTTGGATTCCTATTTATATTGAGTATACGTCTTGGGTTATTCGGGAAATTACCTTCGTTTAGCGATTTGGAAAATCCAAAAAGCAATTTAGCCTCTGAAGTCATTACTGATGATCATAAAGTATTAGGGACTTATTATGTACAGAATAGGTCGAATGTTAAATACAGTGAATTATCTCCATATCTGGTTAAAGCGCTCGTATCTACAGAGGATAAGCGGTTTTATGACCATTCAGGAATAGATTATTCCCGTACGTTTACGGTTATCTTCCATACCCTGACTGGCAATAAACAGGGGGGGAGTACAATAACGCAACAGTTGGCGCTTAATCTTTTTTCTGACGGCCGTCAGAAAAACTTTCTAAAACGTATCATTCAGAAATTTCAAGAGTGGGTGACGGCTGTTCGTCTGGAAAGAAATTATACCAAGGACGAAATCGTTACGATGTATTTTAATACAGTGGATTTTGGTGCATACAATACGTTTGGGATAAAATCTGCTGCGCGGACCTATTTCAATACCACTCCAGATAAGCTGACTGCTGATCAGGCTGCACTCTTGGTCGGGATGCTGAAAGGCCCTGGTGCCTATTCGCCGGTGAGATTTCCTGAGAAATCAAAAATACGTCGTAATACGGTTTTAAATAATATGGTGGCCGCCAATTTTATTTCGGCAGAAGAAGCTTCTAATGCGAAGGAGAAACCACTCGGACTAGAACTCAAGATCGCAAACTATGGTGAAGGATTAGGTCCTTATTTCAGGGCGGTATTAAAAGACCAGATTAAGAAAGAATTTGCTAATCTTAAGATTGTCAGAGCTGACGGTACACCTTATGACTTAGATCGTGATGGATTAAAAATCTATACGACTATCAATATGTCCATGCAACAGTATGCTGAGGATGCGCAGAAAGAATGGATGAAGCAGCTACAATCGAAGTTTTCGGCACAGTGGAAAAATAGGGATCCGTTCAAAGGTGATAAAGCGAAGTTGTTGATCAGTGGAATGAAACGTTCTGATCGTTACCGTATCTTGCGTGAGGAGGGTTTAAATGAGGATGAGATCAAAAAAGCCTTTAATGTGAAGGTTCCGATGAATATTTTTACCTGGAAAGGCAGCAAGGATACCATGATGACACCAATGGATTCCATTAAGTACAACAAGTTGATGCTAAGGAATGCGATGATGTCCATGGAGCCCAAAACAGGACATATTAAAGCTTGGGTGGGCGGTATTGATTTTGACCATTTCAAATATGATCAGGTTAAAATGGGGACACGCCAAGTCGGGTCTACAGCTAAGCCGTTTACTTATGCGGTAGCTATTGATAATGGTTATTCACCTTGTTATAGCATTCCCAACTACCAGCAAACTTACAATGGTTGGACACCAAGAGGAAATGCACAGGGAGGAAATCCGATTACTTTAGCGAAGGCATTAGCTTATTCACAAAACTTTGCAACAGCTTACCTTGTACATGAAGTAGGAGCGGCGGAGGTCGCTGCATTGACCAAACGTATGGGAATAACGAGCGACGTGCCGAACTACCCTTCTATTTCCTTAGGGGCATACGAAGCGTCTGTTTTTGATATGGTTGGCGCTTATTCTGCTTTCGTTAACCAGGGAACCTGGATAGAACCGACAGCCATTTTACGTATTGAAGATAAAAATGGGACACCTATCTATGATAAGGCGCCGAAAGTAGTGAAAGCCTTGAATAGCGAATCTGCTTATATTATTGTTGATATGCTGAAAAAAGTGGTATCTCAGGGTACTGCTCGACGTATTCAGTGGAAATATAACCTCACCAATCCGATCGGAGGTAAAACGGGTACAACCAATGATAACTCCGATGCCTGGTTTATTGGTATTACACCAGAACTGGTCACCGGTGTGTGGACTGGTGCGGAAGATCGGGGGATCAGTTTTGACCGGATGGAATATGGGCAGGGAGCTGCTGCAGCTATGCCAGTTTTTGCTTTCTTTATGCAAAAGGTCTATAAAGATTCAAATTTAAAATATACAAAAGGTGATTTCGAACAGCCTCAGGGTGGACTGACCCGTGTCATTGACTGTAACCAGTATTGGGGCGGTGGTGGCTCTGATGTCGAAGATGGATCCACAGACTCAAGCGGCAAGGAAGATCCGAAACTAAAGGATGATCGCTTGGGATTTTAA
- the uvrC gene encoding excinuclease ABC subunit UvrC has product MTFDYREELKKIPHRPGVYQYFDKHDELIYIGKAKDLRNRVGSYFVNENQLNGKTRVLVRKINRISFTIVDTEIDAWLLENSLIKKHKPKYNVMLKDDKTYPWIVIKNEPFPRVFWTRQYIKDGSRYYGPYPSVSMMHIVLDLIRELFPLRTCNLALTQENIRKGKFKICLEYQIGNCKGPCEGYQSEEDYDQNLSDIKDILNGKISVVTNRLKEGIAAAAAALDFERAQFIKAKLDKLDNYQSKSTVVNSSITNVDVFSIASDDGYAFVNYLKVMNGVIIQTQTLEMKRRLDESEQELLSLAIPEIRERFKSLSREIIVPFELDIEENERIRFTIPKLGEKKKLLELSQKNVAFFRKERLLQYEKLNPDIRTERILKQMQKDLRMNVLPQHIECFDNSNIQGNYPVSAIVVFKDAKPSKKDYRHFNVKTVEGPNDFATMEEAVFRRYKRLLDEDQSLPQLIIIDGGKGQLGAALKSLRLLGIERKVTVIGIAKRLEELFYPGDQYPLYLDKKSETLKIIQHLRDEAHRFGITFHRNQRSRKTFVSELENIPGIGKTTVEKVLTEFKSVKRVKEASDEDLKKVLNLKQIKALRVYFSETSLSS; this is encoded by the coding sequence TTGACATTTGACTATAGAGAAGAATTAAAGAAGATACCTCATCGACCGGGAGTCTATCAATATTTTGATAAACATGATGAATTGATCTATATCGGTAAGGCGAAAGACCTTCGTAACCGAGTGGGATCTTATTTTGTCAATGAAAATCAATTGAACGGAAAGACCCGTGTTTTAGTCCGTAAGATCAACCGTATTTCTTTTACTATAGTAGATACCGAAATTGACGCTTGGTTGCTTGAGAATTCATTAATCAAGAAACATAAGCCAAAATACAATGTCATGCTCAAAGATGATAAGACCTATCCATGGATTGTCATCAAGAACGAACCCTTTCCTCGTGTTTTTTGGACCAGGCAATACATTAAGGACGGCTCCCGTTATTATGGGCCGTATCCTTCTGTCAGTATGATGCATATCGTACTGGATCTGATCCGTGAGTTATTTCCACTTCGGACATGTAACCTTGCGCTTACGCAGGAGAATATCCGAAAGGGAAAATTTAAGATTTGTCTTGAATATCAGATCGGGAATTGTAAAGGGCCTTGTGAGGGCTATCAGTCTGAGGAAGATTATGATCAAAATTTGAGCGATATTAAGGATATTTTAAATGGTAAGATTTCTGTCGTCACCAATAGGTTAAAGGAAGGTATCGCAGCAGCTGCTGCTGCACTGGATTTTGAACGAGCACAATTTATTAAAGCTAAACTCGATAAACTGGATAATTATCAGAGTAAATCGACTGTAGTTAATTCTTCGATTACCAATGTGGATGTATTTAGTATTGCCTCGGATGATGGGTATGCCTTTGTAAATTATCTAAAGGTAATGAATGGTGTTATTATTCAGACACAGACCCTGGAAATGAAGCGCCGTTTGGACGAGAGCGAGCAGGAATTGCTATCACTGGCGATACCTGAAATACGTGAACGGTTCAAAAGTCTGTCGCGGGAGATTATTGTTCCGTTTGAACTGGATATCGAAGAAAATGAGCGGATACGTTTTACGATTCCAAAATTGGGCGAGAAGAAAAAGCTGTTGGAACTGTCCCAGAAAAATGTGGCTTTTTTCAGAAAGGAACGGCTGTTGCAATATGAAAAACTGAATCCGGATATTCGTACGGAACGTATTTTAAAACAGATGCAGAAGGATCTTCGGATGAATGTGTTGCCACAGCATATCGAATGTTTTGATAACTCCAATATCCAGGGAAATTATCCTGTATCAGCTATCGTGGTATTTAAAGATGCAAAGCCTTCCAAAAAAGATTATAGACATTTTAATGTGAAAACAGTGGAGGGGCCAAATGATTTTGCGACCATGGAGGAGGCTGTTTTTAGACGTTATAAGAGATTATTGGACGAAGATCAGTCATTACCTCAATTGATTATTATCGACGGCGGTAAGGGACAATTAGGTGCCGCATTGAAGAGTTTACGTTTATTAGGGATAGAACGTAAGGTGACGGTTATCGGTATTGCTAAACGATTGGAAGAACTTTTCTATCCTGGGGACCAATATCCGCTGTATTTAGATAAGAAATCGGAAACCTTAAAAATAATCCAGCATCTGCGTGACGAGGCTCACCGCTTTGGGATCACTTTTCACCGTAATCAGCGTAGCCGAAAGACCTTTGTCTCTGAGCTGGAAAATATTCCGGGGATCGGAAAGACAACGGTGGAGAAAGTATTGACTGAATTTAAATCGGTAAAAAGGGTGAAAGAAGCTTCAGATGAGGATCTAAAAAAAGTGCTTAATCTGAAACAGATTAAAGCACTTCGTGTATATTTTAGTGAAACGAGCTTATCGAGCTAA